In one window of Juglans regia cultivar Chandler chromosome 3, Walnut 2.0, whole genome shotgun sequence DNA:
- the LOC108988625 gene encoding uncharacterized protein LOC108988625 yields MLTDPHFYICETRIILNTEETKVKKMGSQQIANHRGDAEIYHGEALCKQKSQELLGEMSLPKGLLPLDDATEVGYNRTTGFVWVKQKRKKEHRFRSIGRSVSYDTEVTAFVEDRRMRRLTGVKSKEFLIWVTISDIYIDDPSSGKITFANPTGISRSFPVSAFDLDEGKSGDHKN; encoded by the coding sequence ATGCTCACCGACCCCCACTTTTATATCTGTGAGACGAGAATCATCCTCAACACAGAAGAAACTAAGGTGAAAAAAATGGGAAGCCAGCAAATAGCAAACCACAGAGGCGACGCGGAGATCTACCATGGCGAAGCACTGTGCAAGCAGAAATCTCAGGAGCTCCTCGGAGAGATGTCTCTTCCCAAAGGGCTTCTCCCTCTGGACGATGCCACGGAAGTGGGCTACAACCGCACCACGGGCTTCGTCTGGGTGAAGCAGAAGCGCAAGAAGGAGCACCGCTTCCGCTCGATCGGGCGCTCCGTGTCGTACGACACCGAGGTCACGGCTTTTGTGGAGGACCGCCGTATGAGGAGGCTCACCGGGGTCAAGAGCAAGGAGTTTCTTATCTGGGTCACCATCTCCGATATCTACATCGACGACCCCAGTTCGGGAAAGATCACCTTCGCCAATCCAACCGGCATCTCTAGGTCGTTCCCAGTCTCGGCATTCGACCTCGACGAGGGGAAAAGTGGGGATCACAAAAACTGA